One Cyanobacteriota bacterium genomic window, TGAAGTCGAGCGTTCCATGCGTGTGTTGGATGGTGTAATTACTGTTCTTTGCTCTGTTGGCGGTGTGCAACCTCAGACTGAAACAGTATGGCGACAAGCAGATCGTTACAAGGTGCCTCGCATTATTTTTGTGAACAAGATGGATCGTTCTGGTGCTAACTTCTTCAAGGTTTATAACCAGGTTCGCGATCGGTTGCGCGCTAACGCTGTGCCTATTCAGGTTCCTATTGGTAGTGAAGATGCCTTCAAGGGAATTGTTGATCTGGTGCGGATGCGTGCCTATGTATACACCAATGACCTAGGGACAGACATTCAGGAGACAGCGATTCCTGATGATGTGATGGCAGAGGCTGAAGAGTATCGCACTAAGCTAGTGGAAGCTGTGTCTGAAACAGACGAAGCCCTCCTAGAAAAATACTTCGCTGAAGAGCCATTGACCGAGGATGAAATTCGCACTGCTCTGCGTAAGGCAACGATCGCAGGCACGATTGTTCCCATGTTATGCGGTTCTGCTTTTAAGAATAAGGGTGTCCAGAGTCTTCTGGATGCTGTCATCGACTACCTACCTGCGCCGATCGATATTCCCGCTATTCAGGGAACTTTACCCGATGGAACTGTCGCTGATCGCTCCCCCGATGATGATCAACCCTTCTCGGCGTTGGCCTTCAAGATCATGTCTGATCCATTTGGTCGTCTAACATTTGTGCGTGTCTATTCCGGTGTCTTGGAAAAGGGTACCTACGTCCTAAACTCTACCAAGGGTAAGAAAGAGCGTATTTCTAGGCTTATTGTTTTGAAAGCTGATGAGCGGATTGAAGTTGATGAGCTACGCGCAGGTGACCTTGGCGCGGTTCTGGGATTGAAAGATACCTTCACAGGAGACACGCTCTGTGATGAAGCGGCTCCGATTATCCTAGAGTCTCTATTTATTCCAGAGCCAGTTATTTCCGTCGCGGTTGAACCAAAAACCAAGCAGGATATGGAAAAGCTTTCCAAAGCCCTCCAAGCCCTGTCTGAGGAGGATCCTACCTTCCGGGTTAATGTAGATCCTGAAACTAATCAGACTGTGATCGCGGGTATGGGCGAACTGCATTTGGACATCCTGGTCGATCGCATGAAACGGGAATTCAAGGTCGAAGCTAACGTTGGTGCACCTCAGGTTGCTTATCGCGAAACTATTCGTAAACCTGTTCGTGCTGAGGGTAAATTCGTCCGCCAGAGCGGTGGTAAGGGCCAGTATGGTCATGTTGTTATCGAAGTAGAACCAGGCGAACCTGGAAGCGGCTTTGAGTTTGTCTCCAAGATTGTTGGTGGTGCCGTTCCCAAGGAATACATTGCTCCGGCTGAGAGTGGTATGCGGGAAGCTTGTGAATCAGGGGTTCTAGCTGGCTATCCAGTAATCGACCTTAAGGTTACTCTCGTTGATGGTTCGTACCACGAAGTTGACTCTTCAGAAATGGCCTTCAAGATTGCTGGTTCCATGGCAATCAAAGATGCCGTTTTGAAGGCTTCACCCGTTCTACTGGAGCCTATGATGAAAGTTGAAGTTGAAGTCCCTGAGGATTTCATCGGTAACGTGATTGGTGACTTGAACTCTCGCCGAGGTCAAATTGAGGGACAGGACACCGATCAGGGAATCGCCAAGGTTATTGCAAAAGTGCCATTGGCGGAGATGTTCGGCTATGCTACTGATATCCGGTCTAAGACCCAGGGTCGGGGCATATTTTCGATGGAGTTCAAAGACTACGACGAGGTGCCTCGCAACGTAGCAGAAGCCATCATTGCTAAAAGTAAAGGGAACGCATAACTAGTGAAGAGGAAGTAGTGATTCATGGCACGCGCAAAGTTTGAACGTAACAAACCCCACATCAACATTGGAACCATTGGTCACGTTGACCACGGTAAAACCACGCTGACTGCAGCTATCACCATGACCTTGGCAGCACTTGGTCAGGCACAGGCCAAGAAGTATGACGAGATTGATGCAGCTCCCGAAGAGAAAGCGCGGGGTATCACCATCAACACTGCTCACGTGGAGTATGAGACGGAGAAGCGTCACTATGCCCATGTGGACTGCCCTGGTCACGCTGACTATGTGAAAAACATGATCACTGGTGCAGCTCAAATGGACGGAGCCATTCTGGTAGTTGCTGCAACAGATGGACCTATGCCACAGACGAAGGAGCATATCCTCTTGGCTCGTCAGGTAGGCGTTCCTAGTATGGTTGTTTTCCTGAATAAGGTTGACCAGATGGATGATGAGGAACTGCTGGAGCTAGTGGAACTTGAGCTGCGTGAGTTGTTATCATCCTATGACTTCCCTGGTGATGAAATTCCTATCATCAAAGGGTCAGGTTTGATGGCTCTGGAAGCAATGATGGCGAATCCTAAGACTCAACGTGGTGAAAACGAATGGGTGGATAAAATCTATGAGCTGATGGATGCCGTAGATTCTTACATCCCGACTCCTGAACGTGACATCGATAAGCCATTTTTGATGGCAGTTGAGGATGTATTCTCAATTACTGGTCGTGGCACCGTAGCAACTGGTCGAATTGAACGGGGCAAGGTCAAGATTGGTGATGAAGTTGAAATGGTTGGCATTCGCGATACTGCGAAGACGACTGTGACTGGAATTGAAATGTTCAAGAAGTCTCTGGATGAGGGCATAGCTGGCGATAACGCTGGTTTGCTACTGCGTGGCTTGAAGAAGGAGGACATTGAGCGAGGTATGGTTCTGGCAAAGCCCGGCTCAATTACTCCTCATACTGAGTTCGAGGGCGAGGTCTATGTTCTGACTGATAAGGAGGGTGGTCGGAAAACTCCGTTCTTTGCTGGTTATCGTCCTCAGTTTTATGTACGGACAACTGATGTAACAGGCACCATTAAGGCGTTTACTGCCGACGACGGTAGCGCAGCAGAGATGGTTATGCCTGGTGACCGGGTTAAGATGACTGTTGAGCTGATCAGCCCGATCGCCATCGAACAAGGAATGCGGTTTGCAATTCGCGAAGGCGGCCGGACGATCGGAGCTGGTGTTGTCAGTAAAATCCTGAAGTAACTCGGCAGCTATTGTTGGAGGCAGAGCTACTTATTAGCTTAGTGGCCCTGCCTTAACTGTATTAGTGTGTGTTTTACTAAGCTATGTAGAACCTTGACAACTTGTGAAGTTCATTCCAGTAGAGTTTAGTGAGCTAGAAATATGGCTACGATTCAGCAGCAAAAGATTCGGATTCGCTTGAAGGCTTTCGATCGAGCCTTATTGGATACATCTTGTGAAAAGATTGTGGATACCGCCAACCGCACTAACGCCACTGCCATTGGCCCTATTCCCCTTCCTACTCGGCGCAGAGTCTATTGTGTACTGCGCTCGCCCCATGTGGACAAGGACTCTCGTGAGCATTTTGAAAGTCGTACCCATCATCGTTTAATTGATATTTATCAGCCATCGTCCAAAACCATCGATGCTCTGATGAAGCTCGATCTGCCCGCAGGTGTTGATATTGAGGTTAAACTCTAACTTGGTTGCCAGCCACTGCGCCGGTTCGTGTTTATAGTCAATGTAATTGGGGTAGCTGGTTTTGACCAATTTTGATTGTTTCTTAGTATCAGAAGCGCTATATTCAAACCATTAGTAGCAATCATTGATAGATTTATAGTCTATTTGCTTTACCTCGTTAGCATCGTTTAGTGTTGACATTGATGGCAATGATATCTTCTTCAATAGCTGTTCGTGAGCTGCCTTTGTTTCCATTGCCAGACCTAGTGTTATTCCCAGGTAGGCCGTTGCCGCTACACATTTTTGAGTATCGCTACCGGATTATGATGAATACAATCTTGGAGAGCGATCGACGTTTCGGAGTCCTAATGTGGGATTCAGCCACTGAACGTGTAGCTTCGATTGGATGTTGTGCAGAAATTATTCAACATCATCGTCTCAGTGATGGCAGGATGAAGATGCTGACCCTGGGTCAACAGCGGTTCCGGGTACTAGAGTACGTCCGAGAAAAGCCCTATTATGTCGGTCTTGTGCAGTGGATCGAAGATGAGCCACCAGAGACTGATTTACGGGAAAAGGCTGTTGAAGTTAAGAAACTGCTTGAGGATGTCGTACACTTGTCAGCCAAATTAACTGATGAGGATATTGAACTGCCCGATGGCATTCCAGATTTACCCTTGGAGTTGTCCTATTGGATTGCTAGCAATCTTTATCGTGCTCCTAGTGAGCAGCAAGCACTGCTAGAAATGCAGAGTACGCAAGAGCGTTTAGAGCGAGAGGCAGATATATTAATGACAACTCGGAATAACCTAGCGGCACGATCGGCACTGAAAGATGCGTTTTCGGATAACACAGAGACACGTTAGGGTTTCTCAGAGGGCTGTTTTGTTAGCAACCCATCACCAAGGGCTACCAACCATAGTAAAGCCTGCCCAGTAGTAGGGATGCGATAAGTCAGTGGTGGCCATGCGTTGAGCGAGATCTGGTGGTAATTCAACAATGCCTCGATTACTCACTAACTTGCCATCCTCTGGGCGGCCCTTGCCTGAGATCATGGCTAATTGTGCTCGCCGCAGTGCTTCTGCCTTGATGGTTACCTCTGGATGGGCTAATTCTCGATAAAACTCACTCATCAGCGTCATAGTTCCTTCGTCGCTGACGTACCATAAGCTTGCTAGCACGGATTTTACGCCTGCTTGTACTGCTAGCCCTGCAAAGCCTAGCTCAGTATTCCGGTCACCGATCGCAGTACGGCAAGCACTCAAGATCAATAATTCCACAGGCGGATTATTCAAGCCTAGCTGCCGCATTTGGTTAGTTTGCAGGCGTGTATCCCAAAACTGAATAAACGCCTCATCGGCACTAAACTGAGCATGGGTTGCTAGGTGAACAATGCCGAAAGGGATATTATTGCGCTCTGCTATCAGGTTAGCGCGGGTAAATCCCTGATTGAGAAAGGTACGTCCTCGCCAGAAAGTTTCTACTACTTGAAGTTCGATTGGTACCGCAGGTAGGGGATTGAACTCTCGGAATGTAGAGGCTCCCATCCCTAGAACCTGCAAGCGCTTGATGTCTTGGTACCGAGTATCAGTAAGGTTAAAGCTTGGTGTTAGAGCTAGACTATAGTCCTGAATCAAGTAATTTTTGCCGTCATGTAAGGCAGCAATTGGCAGTGTCCGCAGTCCCTCATCCATGGAAAACACCAAGGTGTCAATCTTCCGCCGTTGGAGTTCATCTTTTAACGGTGCAACTAGCCATTGGTAGAGCTGTTGTGCAGGAGCTAAGTAGTCATCGCTACTGCTATCCGTAATGCTACCTCGCAGGAGTAAGACCATCTCGTTGACTTGACCACGGTTAACAGAACTCCGGATACGAACAGGTTTGCCTGTAGGGGTAACCATGACAAGCTCTAAGAGATCATTAGTGCTGGTTGGGGGGGTTTGGGCTGTGGAAAGCGATCGTAGTGATTGTAGTGATGGCAACGTCTGCTGGTTAAATAGCCAGTTAACACCAACCGCTGTATCAGCAGGCAGGGACTTGGGCTGAGGAGTAGCATCCATGGCAGCAGGTGTCTGAGGCTTGGACCTATCTGCCTCCAGAAAACTGAAGTCAGCTCGAAACTTGTCTTCCGCTGCGGGTAAGTTAGCGTCTGTAGCTGAGGTATTAGAAGAACCAGATGCTGAAGTGGCTAGACTAGGCAAGAAGCTCACGTAAATGATAGCGGGCGTTTTGCCCGTGGATCGCTGAAGGCGCTGTAGAGCTTGAGGAGCTGATTCAAAGATTGGGAACTGGACGTCGTTTTCAACCACGGGTTGCTTGGTCGTCTCATACTGATTAGGACTATTGTCTTCAGTTGTTGAGAGACTGATGGTTTCAGGGGGTAGTAAACCAGTGGTAATCAGGCTGATATTGCCCTGGGTATAGGTCTGAGGAAATGTGCCAGAAGCGATCGTGTTGGTAGCGCCCGATGTAATTGCAGCCACAGTGCCGTTACTACTGCTTTGCCCTACAACAAACGGAGTCGTACTGCCGCCAGCATGACGAATGGTAATCGAGCCGCCACTGCCTCCTCCAGCCGTAGAAATGCTAGCAATAGTACTATTTTGGTCGGTGAAGCTTCCCGTTGCCCGGAAAAATCGGTTCGTTGTGATCTCGATCGTACCTCCAGCACTCCTCAGTCCTCCCTGGGCATTAATGTAGGTAACTTGAATATCACCACTAGGATCAAGGGTGACATTTCCCCCTCTACCACCTGTACTACTGGTGTCGATCGCCTCCGTCGTAATACTGGTATTTGCCTGAATTGTCAGCGCTCCCCCTTGAGTGGCAATATTTCCTGTAGTGACATTGCCATCAGTGCTGGTAAGGGTTATATCCCCTCCCGATGTAGTTAAATCCAAAGCCGTAATGACAATATCTTGAGTACTAATGGCATTAATGCTGCGAGCGGTAATCTGCGGATTATCGCTAGTCATGCTGATTCCCCGTACCCCTGGGTTTGATTTCGCTAAGAATGTTACATTCCCATCGGAAGCATCAATAGTACCTAGCATCAAGATGGCTGCACTGTCACTACTAGTACTGTTAGTGTTACCACTGATAGTAATCTGGCCTCCCAATTCACTAAAAGCCACCTGCCCTGCAACGCCAATTTCCACGCCCCTAGCAAAGACTCCCTCGCCAGCCGTAGTGCCTCTCAAGCTAATATTGTCGGCTCTCACGGTGCCACTGACTAAAATACCTGTACGACCACTGCTGTTGTCGTTAGCCCCCACTAATGTGATCGTACCGCTGGCACTACTAGCCGTACCCTGAATCTCAATTCCATTGCTTTGGGCAGCACTAGTACCCACTAGAGAAATAGACCCCGTACCAGATGATAGTTGGCTACCAAAACCCAGAACAATGGCAGGTGCTGTGCTGTTGGGGTTAGTATTGCTGCCAACCAGAGTAATAGTTCCCGCCCCTGTAGAAATCTGCGTGGACGCACCTTGAATGTCAATACCGCTGGTGCCAATTCCGCTCAGGGGGCTGGTTCCCCGTAGAGTGATAGAGCCACTCCTACTATTGAGTCTTGCTCCATTAGTCAGCAAGATACCGCTGGTTGCACTTGGAGTTATTGCCTCACCAGCAGCAAAGCCTGTGGTAGGGTCAGTACCACCGCTAAGCAGAATGTTGCCGCCATTAGTGCTGATATTGCCGCCGTTGAGAACGATTGCCCCAGCGCCATTCCCATCACGATCGGCATTAAAGGTCACATTCAACTGATTCGGTGTCACTAGATTGCCGTCTTGGATAGTGCCACTGAAAGTAATAGTATTGTTTGCGCGTAGGGTTAAGGTTCGTGCTGGGATGCCATCGTAGTCAAGAAATACCCCCACATCCCAAGTAATGTTGTTACTAGCCTCTAAAATCAGGTCAGTTGTCAGCAAAATAGCTGCAATGTACTCTGTACCGATACTCTGGGTGCCCACGTCTTCAGTGATTGCCCACAATCCATCGGCTGCATTACCAGCCGGAAAGCAACCATTCACAATATTGATATCAGTGGGGTCAAGGAGCAAAGTACCCGCTTGACCATTGGTCGCTTGGGTGTCCACCTGTCCCGCAAAGGTCAGGCTCCTTTTCCCTGATACTTCCACGAACCCGCCATCTCCAGCTATTGACCCACCCCTAGCCGTGATTGTCCCGAAAAAGCTAGTAGTGTTATCTGCCCAAATCACAACATTCCCACCAGACCCAGTGTTCAGGGCATCAGCATGGATCGTGGTCTTGGTATCCCCATAGCTGTAGAGTGCGTTCGGCACTTGTCCATTGCCCTGAAATCCTCCGCCTACCAAAACTGTGCCACCGCTATGCTCACCAGAAGCGTTGATGGTAGCAGATAATAGTCCGACTTGATTGCCTGATACCTGTACAGTTCCTCCTTGTCCCGACGACAAGAGGGAGCCTAGGGGTGGGGATTGCGAGACGTTGATTGCGCCAGAGATGATGGTTGTCCCAGCCTGTTGAGGAACGATAGTATTGCTCGCCGTCAATCGCACTGTGCCATCAGCATTTACTGTCAGCCCTGTTGCTTGGGAAGAAAACCCGCTGCTAGTGAGCAATTCAGGCAATGATACTAGGGATGTTGACACAACTCCACTGCCAATCTGTGTAGGGTCAATCTCTAAGCTCAGCAGACTGCCAGGTTGAGAAATTCTCACTAGGGACGAGTTAGGAACTGACAGGACAGAAACAGTGCCACCAGGGGCAGAGAGGGTGCCTGTATTCATGACCAGGCCCCCGACTAAACTAAGGGATTGTCCAGAAGCAACGGCCAGATTGCCCGCATTTACTATGGATGATGGCGTAAAGGGATAAGCGGGCGAGGAAACGAGAAAACTAGTGGGATTGCCAAGTAAGGTGCTGTAGTTGGTTGTTCCATAGGCAGGAAACCATGCTCCCATGCCTCCATGCCTCCACTCCCCGAACCCAATACTAGTAGCTGTGGTGGCGGTAAAACTAGCGGGCACATCAAGGCTAGCATTGGGGCCAAAGATGATCCCCGCTGGATTCATGAGGTAAAGGTTAGGGTTGCCACCAGTGACCTGGAGTAGGCCGTTGATGACTGAAGGATAACCACCAACAACACGACTGAGGATGTTATGCAGGTCGGGAGTTGCTAGAAACGTAGCGGTTTGATTGGCATCGAGGCCAAATTGCTGGAAACTATGGAAGAGGTTGGCTCCAACTTGGGCACCACCAGTAATAGTGAATTGATTATCGTTGGAGGTAACGATCGTTCCAGTGCCATCGCTAGCAGGGATTACAGGTTGGGCTAGGGCAGGACAAGCTACCAGCCAACAAGAAGCTGGCACCAGCACATAGCTAAGCATGATGTTGGTTATAAGGGTATGGATAAGCAATATGTGAGGTGGTTCCACTACAACTCCGGCACAATAATCTTTATTAATCTTTATTAGTCGTTGGCATTCTGCTGAGGGCTATCATAAGGGTCATCTCATTGGGAAATGCAATCGTTAAGAATCCTACATAAACCTATGGCTACTCCCTTGCTAACGATTCATGACCTCTGTGTTAGCTATGGCGGCATTCAAGCCTTGCAAACCATTAACCTTGTGGTCAATCTTGGTGAGGTAGTAACCCTGATTGGTGCTAACGGGGCGGGCAAGAGTACGGTTTTGCGATCGATTTCCCAAGTTGTTAAGCCAGTCAGTGGCAGTATCCAGTACGACGGCGTGGAATTAACCCGCTATCGGCCTGACCAAGTTGTAGCTATGGGGATTGCTCACTGTCCTGAGGGGCGACGCATCCTCGCCAAGCAGACTGTTCTTGACAATTTAATCCTGGGTGCCTACTGCCACTATAGCTCGAACCCATTTGTGCTTGACAAACGCATTCAAGCTGATATTGAGCAGCAATGGCAACGGTTTCCTAGGCTTGCTGAACGCCGTCACCAGCTAGCAGGCACCCTCAGCGGCGGAGAGCAGCAGATGTTGGCCATTGCCCGGGCACTGATGAGTCGCCCTAAGTTATTGCTGTTGGACGAACCTAGCTTGGGATTGGCACCTGCAATCATCAAAGAGATTTTTGTTACGATACAAGCCTTGCGCGACAGTGGTGTAACCCTCTTGCTGGTGGAGCAAAACGCTCAGTTGGCGCTACAGATCGCCGATCATGGCTATGTGTTGGAGGCCGGTAGTCTAACCCTGGAAGGAACTGGTGCCAATTTGCTCACGAACGATCGTGTTAAACAAGCTTATCTAGGCTAGCTCTAATTAGTCACATCCCCTTGTAGCGGAAGTTAGAACAATCCCAGCAGGTGATTCTTTCTGGGGAGTAGCCCAAACTGTAACCTGTTCTCTTTCACCTCTTGATGTCAGCAAAGCCAACTATTTCTGAGTAAAACAAGTCATCGTGACCATCGGCAAATAACGGTAAGCTGGTAGAGTTGCTGATAGCCGATCGCCACCCTTGACCTATCCATTGACCTATGTCTTATCCTCTCTACGTTGCTTTTATTTGGCATCAACATCAACCGCTATACAAATCCAGGGTCGTTGGTTCCTATCGTCTGCCTTGGGTACGTTTACATGGCACTAAAGATTATCTAGACCTAATTTTATTGCTGGAACAATTCCCCGCCTTGCATCAGACCGTCAACCTAGTTCCGTCCCTCATGCTGCAACTAGAAGACTATGCGGCTGGAACAGCCACTGATCCCTACTTGGATCTGATGCTGACCTCTACAGAACAGCTAACATTAGAACAAAAGCAATTCATAATTCAATATTTCTTTGATGCCAATCACCACAATCTCATTGATCCCCACCCTCGCTATGCGGAACTGTATTACCAGCGGCAAGATATGGGATCTGCCTGGTGTTTAGAACATTGGCAGTTATCAGAGTATGATGACTTGCTAGCTTGGCATAACTTGGCATGGTTTGATCCCCTGTTTTGGGGGGATGCTGACATTGCCCGTTGGCTTGAGCAGGGCAAAGGCTTTACCCTCGACGATCGTCGTCAGATGGCGTTAAAACAGCGGGAAATTCTCCAGCAGATCATTCCCAAGCATCGGGCTATGCAGGAGTCTGGACAATTGGAAATCACAACGACTCCCTACACTCATCCAATTTTGCCGCTATTGGCTGATACCAATGCAGGGCGGGTCGCTGTGCCAGCGATGCGCTTACCTCAAGAACGGTTTCAATGGGAAGAGGATATTCCTCGTCATCTGCGCAAAGCTTGGGAAATGTATGTTGAACGCTTTGGTTGCTCACCTAGAGGACTGTGGCCCTCTGAACAGTCTGTGAGTCCTGCTATTTTGCCCTACGTTGCCCAACAGGGCTTCCAGTGGCTCTGTTCCGACGAAGGTGTGTTGGGATGGACAATCAAGCACTTTTTCCATCGTGACAGCGCAGGTAACGTGCTTAACCCAGATTTACTCTATCGTCCCTATCGCTTAGCCACACCCCACGGTGATCTAGCGATCGTCTTTCGAGATCATCGCCTCTCGGATTTGATTGGTTTCACCTACGGCAGCATGGATCCTGATCGAGCAGCAACTGACCTCATAGGGCACCTAGAAGCTATTTCCCACGCGCTTATCCAACAGCAAGACGAGGAAACCACTACCCTGGAGCAGCCCTGGTTAGTCACGATCGCCCTCGATGGCGAAAACTGCTGGGAACTCTATGTCCAAGATGGCAAGCTCTTTTTAGAGAGCCTTTATCAGCGCTTGAGTGACCACGACGGTATCAAGTTGGTAACTGTTTCTGAATTTTTGGCTCAATTTCCTCCCACAGAAGCATTACCTGCTGACAAGCTCCACAGTGGCTCCTGGATTGATGCCAACTTCACCACTTGGATTGGGGATCCAGCCAAAAATCGTGCTTGGGATTTGCTGAGTGCAGCGCGCAAGACCTTGGCAGCCCATCCTGAAGCCACAGAAACTAGCAATCCTGAAGCTTGGGAAGCCCTGTATGCAGCAGAAGGCTCCGATTGGTTTTGGTGGTTCGGGGAAGGCCACTCATCTAACCAAGATGCCATGTTTGATCAGCTCTTCCGGGAACATTTGTGTGCCATTTATCAGGCATTGGGTGAGCCTGTACCAGAGGAACTGTATCAACCTGTAGAGGAACACCTTGCAAAAGATACTCGCCGTCCAGAGGGTTACATTCATCCAGTTATTGATGGTCGGGGTGATGAGCAGGATTGGGATCACGCTGGGCGCATTGAAATTGGCGGAGCACAGGGTACCATGCATCGTAGCAGCGCTGTTCAGCGTCTGTGGTATGGTGTTGACCACTTGAATTTCTATCTGCGACTTGATTTCATGGCGGGCATTCGTCCTGGGATGGATTGTCCGCCCGAACTCAATCTATTTTGGTTCTACCCTGAGCAGACGCTAGTGACCAGCCCTATGCATTTGGCGGATTTGCCTGAGCAGGCTCCTCTCAACTATCGGTTTCATAACCATGTTCGGGTGAATCTCCGTAATCAGGCAGTATGGCTATATGAGGCGATCGACTACAACCAGTGGAAATCTCGCTCTCATCAGATTCAGTGTTGTCTGGATCAGTGTTTAGAAATTGCTGTGCCCTGGACAGACCTGCCAACTGAGCCAGCTTGGGGCCTGAATCTACTGCTAGTATTCTCCGACAGTGGTTGCTATAGTTACTATCTACCAGAAACGGAGCTGATATCCCTACTTGTACCCTGAGGCAAAGGAGTGAGTGATGCAACGCACCCTGCTGTTAGCAAAGAT contains:
- a CDS encoding CHAT domain-containing protein, producing MLSYVLVPASCWLVACPALAQPVIPASDGTGTIVTSNDNQFTITGGAQVGANLFHSFQQFGLDANQTATFLATPDLHNILSRVVGGYPSVINGLLQVTGGNPNLYLMNPAGIIFGPNASLDVPASFTATTATSIGFGEWRHGGMGAWFPAYGTTNYSTLLGNPTSFLVSSPAYPFTPSSIVNAGNLAVASGQSLSLVGGLVMNTGTLSAPGGTVSVLSVPNSSLVRISQPGSLLSLEIDPTQIGSGVVSTSLVSLPELLTSSGFSSQATGLTVNADGTVRLTASNTIVPQQAGTTIISGAINVSQSPPLGSLLSSGQGGTVQVSGNQVGLLSATINASGEHSGGTVLVGGGFQGNGQVPNALYSYGDTKTTIHADALNTGSGGNVVIWADNTTSFFGTITARGGSIAGDGGFVEVSGKRSLTFAGQVDTQATNGQAGTLLLDPTDINIVNGCFPAGNAADGLWAITEDVGTQSIGTEYIAAILLTTDLILEASNNITWDVGVFLDYDGIPARTLTLRANNTITFSGTIQDGNLVTPNQLNVTFNADRDGNGAGAIVLNGGNISTNGGNILLSGGTDPTTGFAAGEAITPSATSGILLTNGARLNSRSGSITLRGTSPLSGIGTSGIDIQGASTQISTGAGTITLVGSNTNPNSTAPAIVLGFGSQLSSGTGSISLVGTSAAQSNGIEIQGTASSASGTITLVGANDNSSGRTGILVSGTVRADNISLRGTTAGEGVFARGVEIGVAGQVAFSELGGQITISGNTNSTSSDSAAILMLGTIDASDGNVTFLAKSNPGVRGISMTSDNPQITARSINAISTQDIVITALDLTTSGGDITLTSTDGNVTTGNIATQGGALTIQANTSITTEAIDTSSTGGRGGNVTLDPSGDIQVTYINAQGGLRSAGGTIEITTNRFFRATGSFTDQNSTIASISTAGGGSGGSITIRHAGGSTTPFVVGQSSSNGTVAAITSGATNTIASGTFPQTYTQGNISLITTGLLPPETISLSTTEDNSPNQYETTKQPVVENDVQFPIFESAPQALQRLQRSTGKTPAIIYVSFLPSLATSASGSSNTSATDANLPAAEDKFRADFSFLEADRSKPQTPAAMDATPQPKSLPADTAVGVNWLFNQQTLPSLQSLRSLSTAQTPPTSTNDLLELVMVTPTGKPVRIRSSVNRGQVNEMVLLLRGSITDSSSDDYLAPAQQLYQWLVAPLKDELQRRKIDTLVFSMDEGLRTLPIAALHDGKNYLIQDYSLALTPSFNLTDTRYQDIKRLQVLGMGASTFREFNPLPAVPIELQVVETFWRGRTFLNQGFTRANLIAERNNIPFGIVHLATHAQFSADEAFIQFWDTRLQTNQMRQLGLNNPPVELLILSACRTAIGDRNTELGFAGLAVQAGVKSVLASLWYVSDEGTMTLMSEFYRELAHPEVTIKAEALRRAQLAMISGKGRPEDGKLVSNRGIVELPPDLAQRMATTDLSHPYYWAGFTMVGSPW
- the fusA gene encoding elongation factor G, which produces EVERSMRVLDGVITVLCSVGGVQPQTETVWRQADRYKVPRIIFVNKMDRSGANFFKVYNQVRDRLRANAVPIQVPIGSEDAFKGIVDLVRMRAYVYTNDLGTDIQETAIPDDVMAEAEEYRTKLVEAVSETDEALLEKYFAEEPLTEDEIRTALRKATIAGTIVPMLCGSAFKNKGVQSLLDAVIDYLPAPIDIPAIQGTLPDGTVADRSPDDDQPFSALAFKIMSDPFGRLTFVRVYSGVLEKGTYVLNSTKGKKERISRLIVLKADERIEVDELRAGDLGAVLGLKDTFTGDTLCDEAAPIILESLFIPEPVISVAVEPKTKQDMEKLSKALQALSEEDPTFRVNVDPETNQTVIAGMGELHLDILVDRMKREFKVEANVGAPQVAYRETIRKPVRAEGKFVRQSGGKGQYGHVVIEVEPGEPGSGFEFVSKIVGGAVPKEYIAPAESGMREACESGVLAGYPVIDLKVTLVDGSYHEVDSSEMAFKIAGSMAIKDAVLKASPVLLEPMMKVEVEVPEDFIGNVIGDLNSRRGQIEGQDTDQGIAKVIAKVPLAEMFGYATDIRSKTQGRGIFSMEFKDYDEVPRNVAEAIIAKSKGNA
- the rpsJ gene encoding 30S ribosomal protein S10, producing MATIQQQKIRIRLKAFDRALLDTSCEKIVDTANRTNATAIGPIPLPTRRRVYCVLRSPHVDKDSREHFESRTHHRLIDIYQPSSKTIDALMKLDLPAGVDIEVKL
- a CDS encoding LON peptidase substrate-binding domain-containing protein codes for the protein MAMISSSIAVRELPLFPLPDLVLFPGRPLPLHIFEYRYRIMMNTILESDRRFGVLMWDSATERVASIGCCAEIIQHHRLSDGRMKMLTLGQQRFRVLEYVREKPYYVGLVQWIEDEPPETDLREKAVEVKKLLEDVVHLSAKLTDEDIELPDGIPDLPLELSYWIASNLYRAPSEQQALLEMQSTQERLEREADILMTTRNNLAARSALKDAFSDNTETR
- a CDS encoding ABC transporter ATP-binding protein codes for the protein MATPLLTIHDLCVSYGGIQALQTINLVVNLGEVVTLIGANGAGKSTVLRSISQVVKPVSGSIQYDGVELTRYRPDQVVAMGIAHCPEGRRILAKQTVLDNLILGAYCHYSSNPFVLDKRIQADIEQQWQRFPRLAERRHQLAGTLSGGEQQMLAIARALMSRPKLLLLDEPSLGLAPAIIKEIFVTIQALRDSGVTLLLVEQNAQLALQIADHGYVLEAGSLTLEGTGANLLTNDRVKQAYLG
- the tuf gene encoding elongation factor Tu; translated protein: MARAKFERNKPHINIGTIGHVDHGKTTLTAAITMTLAALGQAQAKKYDEIDAAPEEKARGITINTAHVEYETEKRHYAHVDCPGHADYVKNMITGAAQMDGAILVVAATDGPMPQTKEHILLARQVGVPSMVVFLNKVDQMDDEELLELVELELRELLSSYDFPGDEIPIIKGSGLMALEAMMANPKTQRGENEWVDKIYELMDAVDSYIPTPERDIDKPFLMAVEDVFSITGRGTVATGRIERGKVKIGDEVEMVGIRDTAKTTVTGIEMFKKSLDEGIAGDNAGLLLRGLKKEDIERGMVLAKPGSITPHTEFEGEVYVLTDKEGGRKTPFFAGYRPQFYVRTTDVTGTIKAFTADDGSAAEMVMPGDRVKMTVELISPIAIEQGMRFAIREGGRTIGAGVVSKILK